The following are encoded in a window of Deinococcus sedimenti genomic DNA:
- the fusA gene encoding elongation factor G: MTTKAQQYLTHFRNIGIAAHIDAGKTTTTERILYYTGRTHNIGEVHDGAATMDWMEQERERGITITAAATTAKWKRSGTDQEYVVNIIDTPGHVDFTIEVERSMRVLDGAVAVFDSSQGVEPQSETVWRQADRYGVPRIAFSNKMDKTGASFELVLSDIKERLGAVAAPVQYPMGAENEFKGIIDIVRQRAHFYTNDLGTDIEETDIPAEYLDKVAEMRAQLIEAAAEVDEDLMMMYLEGEEPSVEQLVAALRKGTIEKRIFPVLCGSALKNKGVQLLLDAVIDYLPSPLEVPAIKGKIEDSEDTTEFPADPEGKLAALAFKIMADPYVGRLTFVRIYSGTLQSGSYVYNASKEKRERVGRLLKMHANSREEVTELKAGELGAVIGLKDAGTGNTLIGDGDDKVLLESIDVPEPVIKLAIEPKTKADQEKMGIGLQKLAEEDPTFKVETDQESGQTTIAGMGELHLEILVDRLKREYKVDANVGAPQVAYRETITKQVEVDSKFARQSGGRGQYGHVKLRVEPLEPGAGFVFENAVVGGTVPKEYIGPAQKGIEEAMQSGPMLGFPVVDLKVTIYDGSYHEVDSSEMAFKIAGSMGLKEAVQKGSPAILEPVMRVEVTTPEDYMGDIIGDLNSRRGQIQGMEARGNAQIVKAFVPLSEMFGYATDMRSKTQGRASYSMFFDHYTQLPNNIAQQLMKK, encoded by the coding sequence ATGACCACCAAAGCCCAGCAGTACCTCACCCACTTCCGTAACATCGGGATTGCCGCGCACATCGACGCCGGTAAGACCACCACCACCGAGCGCATCCTGTACTACACCGGCCGTACGCACAACATCGGTGAAGTGCACGATGGCGCCGCGACCATGGACTGGATGGAGCAGGAGCGCGAGCGCGGCATCACCATCACGGCGGCCGCCACGACCGCCAAGTGGAAGCGCAGCGGCACCGACCAGGAATACGTCGTGAACATCATCGACACCCCCGGTCACGTGGACTTCACGATCGAAGTGGAGCGTTCCATGCGCGTGCTCGACGGCGCCGTCGCCGTGTTCGACAGCAGCCAGGGCGTGGAGCCCCAGAGTGAGACCGTGTGGCGTCAGGCCGACCGCTACGGCGTGCCCCGCATCGCGTTCAGCAACAAGATGGACAAGACCGGCGCCAGCTTCGAGCTCGTGCTGAGCGACATCAAGGAGCGCCTCGGTGCCGTCGCCGCGCCCGTCCAGTACCCCATGGGTGCCGAGAACGAGTTCAAGGGCATCATCGACATCGTGCGTCAGCGCGCCCACTTCTACACCAACGACCTGGGCACCGACATCGAGGAGACCGACATCCCGGCCGAGTACCTCGACAAGGTCGCCGAGATGCGCGCCCAGCTGATCGAAGCGGCCGCTGAAGTCGACGAAGACCTGATGATGATGTACCTCGAAGGCGAGGAACCCAGCGTCGAGCAGCTCGTGGCCGCCCTGCGCAAGGGCACCATCGAGAAGCGCATCTTCCCCGTTCTCTGCGGCAGCGCCCTGAAGAACAAGGGCGTGCAGCTGCTCCTCGACGCCGTCATCGACTACCTGCCCAGCCCCCTCGAAGTGCCCGCCATCAAAGGCAAGATCGAGGACAGCGAGGACACCACCGAGTTCCCCGCCGATCCCGAAGGCAAGCTGGCCGCGCTGGCGTTCAAGATCATGGCTGACCCCTATGTGGGCCGCCTGACCTTCGTGCGCATCTACTCGGGCACCCTGCAGTCCGGCAGCTACGTGTACAACGCCAGCAAGGAGAAGCGCGAGCGCGTCGGCCGTCTGCTGAAGATGCACGCCAACAGCCGCGAGGAAGTCACCGAACTGAAGGCCGGGGAACTCGGCGCCGTGATCGGCCTGAAGGACGCCGGCACCGGCAACACCCTGATCGGCGACGGCGACGACAAGGTCCTGCTGGAAAGCATCGACGTGCCCGAGCCCGTCATCAAGCTCGCCATCGAGCCCAAGACCAAGGCTGACCAGGAGAAGATGGGCATCGGCCTGCAGAAGCTCGCCGAAGAGGATCCCACCTTCAAGGTCGAAACCGACCAGGAAAGCGGCCAGACCACCATCGCCGGGATGGGCGAACTTCACTTGGAGATCCTGGTGGACCGCCTGAAGCGCGAGTACAAGGTCGACGCGAACGTCGGCGCGCCCCAGGTGGCCTACCGTGAAACCATCACCAAGCAGGTTGAGGTGGACAGCAAGTTCGCCCGCCAGTCCGGTGGTCGCGGTCAGTACGGTCACGTCAAACTGCGCGTCGAGCCCCTGGAACCCGGCGCGGGCTTCGTCTTCGAGAACGCCGTCGTCGGCGGCACCGTGCCCAAGGAGTACATCGGGCCGGCCCAGAAGGGCATCGAGGAAGCCATGCAGAGCGGCCCCATGCTGGGCTTCCCCGTGGTCGACCTGAAAGTCACCATCTACGACGGCAGCTACCACGAAGTCGACTCCAGCGAAATGGCGTTCAAGATCGCCGGTTCGATGGGTCTGAAGGAAGCCGTCCAGAAGGGCAGCCCCGCCATCCTGGAACCCGTCATGCGCGTCGAGGTCACCACCCCCGAGGACTACATGGGTGACATCATCGGCGACCTGAACAGCCGCCGTGGCCAGATCCAGGGCATGGAAGCCCGCGGCAACGCGCAGATCGTGAAGGCCTTCGTGCCCCTGAGCGAGATGTTCGGCTACGCGACCGACATGCGTTCCAAGACGCAGGGCCGCGCCAGCTACTCCATGTTCTTCGACCACTACACCCAGCTGCCCAACAACATCGCCCAGCAGCTGATGAAGAAGTAA
- the rpsG gene encoding 30S ribosomal protein S7 codes for MARRRQAEVRVIQPDLVYQDVLVSALINRIMRDGKKNLASRIFYGAMKLVQERTGQESLKIFRQAYDNVKPRVEVRSRRVGGSTYQVPVEPSERRKQSLTLRWLISAVDSRPERTAVERLAGEIMDAAQGRGGAIKKKDDVERMAEANRAYAHYRW; via the coding sequence ATGGCACGTCGCCGCCAAGCTGAAGTGCGCGTCATCCAGCCCGACCTGGTCTACCAGGACGTTCTGGTGAGCGCTTTGATCAACCGCATCATGCGTGATGGTAAGAAGAACCTCGCCAGCCGCATCTTCTACGGAGCCATGAAGCTCGTGCAGGAACGCACCGGCCAGGAGTCCCTGAAGATCTTCCGCCAGGCGTACGACAACGTCAAACCCCGCGTGGAAGTCCGCAGCCGCCGCGTCGGTGGCAGCACCTACCAGGTGCCCGTCGAGCCCAGCGAGCGCCGCAAGCAGAGCCTGACCCTGCGCTGGCTGATCAGCGCCGTGGACAGCCGTCCCGAGCGCACCGCCGTCGAGCGTCTCGCCGGCGAGATCATGGACGCCGCCCAGGGCCGTGGCGGCGCCATCAAGAAGAAAGACGACGTGGAGCGCATGGCGGAAGCCAACCGCGCCTACGCGCACTACCGCTGGTAA